A single window of Xylocopilactobacillus apicola DNA harbors:
- a CDS encoding ABC transporter permease/substrate-binding protein, whose protein sequence is MDNLISTFNLHRGELVTALWQHLNISLISLLIAIVIAVPLAIVVVNHQKIANFLLQVTGVFQTIPSLALLGLLIPFVGIGNTPAIIALVIYALLPIFQNTYLGLTSIDPILLEAADAFGMSRWRRLFKVELPLSRSAIISGIRTALVMIIGTATLAALIGAGGLGTLILLGIDRNDMALTLIGAIAAALLTIIFSAIIRLLQKVRFRYTIGVFVAIAAIFVGSNVYQSVISNEVRVVIAGKLGSEPEILINMYKDLIEDENPHVKVELKPNFGQTSFLFNALKSEQIDLYPEFSGTVTESLVKVKKGILAKSASAEEIYQVAKRNLEDQFKMTYLAPMKYNNTYALVVKEQFAKEHHLKKISDLGQVSTQLNGGFDLEFLNRADGFAGLKKDYHFSFPTQSLDASLRYLALNKGKVNITNGYTTDPQIVAYKLRVLDDDQHFFAIYQGAPLMNDKFAKKNPKVVKSLNKLQGRITNEEMQEMNRQVNFEKKSAASVARSYLVKHHLLKEAK, encoded by the coding sequence ATGGATAATTTGATCTCGACTTTTAATTTGCACCGCGGAGAGCTTGTAACCGCTTTGTGGCAGCATCTAAATATTTCACTGATTTCGCTTTTAATCGCAATTGTGATTGCCGTACCGCTAGCAATCGTGGTGGTCAATCATCAAAAAATTGCTAATTTTCTTTTGCAGGTGACCGGAGTCTTTCAAACGATTCCATCGCTTGCTTTATTAGGACTGCTAATTCCGTTTGTCGGGATTGGCAATACTCCAGCGATAATTGCTCTTGTGATTTACGCATTGTTGCCAATTTTTCAAAATACTTATCTGGGTTTAACCTCGATTGATCCAATTCTTTTAGAAGCGGCAGACGCTTTTGGCATGTCCCGGTGGCGCCGGTTGTTTAAAGTCGAGTTACCACTTTCAAGGTCCGCGATAATTTCTGGCATTAGAACGGCCTTAGTGATGATTATTGGAACAGCAACGCTCGCAGCGCTGATTGGAGCTGGCGGTCTTGGGACTTTAATCTTGCTGGGCATTGATCGCAATGATATGGCTCTGACCCTGATTGGTGCCATCGCAGCAGCACTTCTTACCATTATTTTTAGTGCAATTATTCGTCTTTTACAAAAGGTGCGCTTTCGTTATACCATAGGAGTTTTCGTGGCGATAGCGGCAATTTTTGTTGGTAGCAATGTTTATCAAAGTGTGATCTCAAATGAAGTTCGAGTAGTGATTGCCGGTAAATTGGGAAGTGAACCGGAAATTTTGATTAATATGTATAAAGATCTGATTGAGGATGAAAATCCGCATGTTAAAGTGGAACTAAAGCCTAACTTTGGGCAAACTAGTTTTCTTTTTAATGCTTTGAAGTCTGAGCAGATTGATCTTTATCCGGAATTTTCAGGTACAGTGACCGAAAGTTTGGTTAAGGTCAAAAAAGGGATTCTGGCGAAATCAGCCTCGGCCGAAGAAATTTACCAAGTTGCCAAAAGAAATTTGGAAGATCAATTTAAAATGACTTACCTGGCTCCGATGAAGTATAACAATACTTACGCTTTGGTGGTTAAAGAACAATTTGCCAAAGAACACCATTTAAAAAAGATCAGCGACTTGGGTCAAGTTTCAACTCAACTAAATGGCGGTTTCGATTTGGAATTTTTGAATCGAGCTGACGGTTTTGCGGGCTTAAAAAAAGATTATCACTTTTCTTTTCCAACTCAGTCGCTCGATGCATCGCTGAGGTATCTCGCTTTAAATAAAGGGAAAGTTAACATCACTAATGGCTATACTACCGATCCACAAATCGTCGCTTACAAGCTACGAGTTTTAGACGATGACCAACACTTTTTTGCAATTTATCAAGGAGCCCCTTTAATGAACGATAAATTTGCAAAAAAGAATCCGAAGGTGGTTAAAAGTTTAAATAAACTTCAAGGACGAATCACAAATGAGGAAATGCAGGAGATGAATCGCCAAGTTAATTTTGAAAAGAAGTCAGCAGCTAGCGTGGCTCGTAGTTATCTAGTCAAACATCACTTACTAAAGGAAGCCAAATAA